A genomic window from Diospyros lotus cultivar Yz01 chromosome 2, ASM1463336v1, whole genome shotgun sequence includes:
- the LOC127794928 gene encoding uncharacterized protein LOC127794928 isoform X5 — protein MDSVVYAALEEVCSQGGNGLALEALWPKLSPSLASYGLHPCAAVKSAVWTNLLSNPALLFEAKGVSYDSSDPKLQSLEEAERLGLKILAAEHLRNSFVGIYDIKASDAGISQPQRRVLERLAIARTNGITQSELAKEFGMKGNNIFYVLRNLESRGLIVKQSTIVRTKEASKEGETKSSSIVNTNMLHLYRYAKHLGCQQRLEITKRDKPLLDNENVDLDAANCDSVSDEFVKDDVHVKDFLPALKAICDKLELADGKILVVSDIKRDLGYRRTSGHRAWRNILNRLKDARVLEEFCAKVSGKEVSCLRLLKSFSPKNFEPKMVGRGDDDLDTEQLVKLGKRGEITDQLMELPIEHQIYDMVDAEGSKGIMITEVCKRLGINNKRYYTRLLNMFSRFGMHIQAESHNKGVAYRVWTSRNLSPATPNSVFGNQEIVLKGDAASNPSAGELAPAIPESDLWTSKAEVRDIGTSLENAVEPELSCGSAERELCTVSTAGVTNVAALETSSLPLSMPHKQRSYPIYPCLNLTAASAQREQWVLQRLQEEKFIVRAELRRELERLGKDKQTTMDRKTLDRTLNKLQQEGYCKCIRVSVPVVSNCGRNRTTEVVLQPSIDVSPELLCQIHERLRSFDFEVRAEGSSRLKKCESVPVLDGVQRIFKSEKLDVQAEKSEAMRANGFVLAKMVRTKLLHLHLWSHLSSSAGWDGALSSGKHGYDLKNPHSTCKLFSLDAAIKAMPLELFLQVVGSTQKFEDMIEKCRSGLCLSNLSEQEYKHLMDTRATGS, from the exons ATGGACTCCGTCGTCTACGCGGCGCTCGAAGAGGTCTGTTCGCAGGGCGGCAACGGGCTGGCCCTGGAAGCGCTCTGGCCTAAACTCAGCCCCTCCCTCGCCTCCTACGGTCTCCACCCTTGTGCCGCCGTGAAGAGCGCCGTCTGGACCAACCTCCTCAGCAATCCGGCGCTTCTGTTTGAAGCCAAGGGCGTTTCTTACGACTCTAGCGACCCCAAACTCCAGTCGCTGGAGGAGGCGGAGAGGCTCGGCTTGAAGATCCTCGCCGCCGAGCACCTCCGCAACAGCTTCGTCGGCATTTACGACATCAAGGCCTCCGACGCGGGGATTTCCCAGCCCCAGCGCCGCGTCCTCGAGCGGCTCGCCATTGCCAG AACGAATGGTATTACCCAAAGTGAACTTGCCAAGGAATTTGGCATGAAAGGCAACAACATTTTCTATGTACTGAGGAATCTTGAGTCCCGAGGGCTTATTGTCAAGCAATCAACAATTGTGAGGACCAAAGAAGCTAGCAAGGAAGGGGAGACAAAAAGTAGCTCAATTGTGAATACAAACATGCTTCACCTATATCGTTATGCCAAGCATTTGGGGTGTCAACAAAGACTTGAAATCACTAAAAGGGACAAACCATTGTTGGACAATGAGAATGTGGATTTAGATGCTGCAAATTGTGATAGTGTTTCTGATGAATTTGTTAAAGACGATGTGCATGTCAAAGATTTTCTGCCAGCATTGAAAGCCATTTGTGATAAACTTGAACTAGCTGATGGAAAG ATTCTTGTTGTGTCAGACATTAAGCGAGACCTTGGTTACAGGCGAACTAGTGGGCATCGGGCTTGGAGAAAT ATTTTGAACCGGCTAAAAGATGCTCGTGTGCTTGAGGAGTTTTGTGCAAAAGTGAGCGGGAAG GAGGTCAGCTGTTTGCGTTTGCTGAAAAGCTTTTCTCCAAAGAATTTTGAGCCTAAAATGGTTGGACGGGGAGATGATGATCTTGACACAGAACAACTGGTGAAATTGGGAAAGAGAGGTGAAATCACTGATCAGCTTATGGAGCTTCCCATTGAACATCAAATCTATGATATGGTGGATGCTGAAGGATCAAAAGGCATAATGATCACTGAG GTCTGCAAGAGGCTTGGGATTAACAACAAACGATATTATACCCGCCTTCTTAATATGTTCTCCAGGTTCGGGATGCATATTCAGGCAGAAAGCCATAACAAAGGCGTGGCTTATCGAGTTTGGACATCTAGAAATTTAAGTCCTGCCACACCCAATAGTGTTTTTGGTAATCAAGAAATTGTCTTGAAAGGAGATGCTGCTTCTAATCCATCTGCAGGGGAGTTGGCTCCAGCCATTCCGGAGTCAGATCTTTGGACTTCTAAAGCTGAAGTTAGAGACATTGGTACATCTCTAGAGAATGCAGTTGAACCAGAACTTTCTTGTGGTTCTGCTGAACGTG AACTTTGTACTGTGAGTACTGCAGGTGTAACAAATGTTGCTGCGCTTGAAACGTCATCCCTTCCCTTGTCAATGCCCCATAAACAACGATCATATCCAATTTATCCCTGCCTCAATTTGACTGCAGCTAGCGCCCAAAGGGAGCAGTGGGTCCTTCAAAGATTACAG GAGGAAAAGTTTATTGTAAGAGCTGAGTTACGTAGGGAGCTTGAGAGACTGGGGAAGGACAAGCAGACAACAATGGACAGAAAGACACTAGACCGTACTCTGAATAAACTTCAGCAGGAAGGATATTGTAAATGCATTCGGGTTAGTGTCCCTGTTGTTTCGAACTGTGGCCGCAATCGTACAACAGAGGTGGTTCTGCAACCATCTATTGACGTATCCCCTGAATTATTATGCCAAATTCATGAGAGACTAAGGTCTTTTGACTTTGAAGTCCGTGCTGAAGGTTCATCTCGATTGAAGAAATGTGAATCAGTTCCTGTCCTGGATGGTGTTCAGAGAATCTTTAAAAGTGAAAAATTAGATGTCCAAGCTGAAAAGTCAGAGGCCATGCGTGCTAATGGATTTGTATTGGCAAAGATGGTTCGTACAAAGCTACTCCATCTCCATCTGTGGAGCCATCTCAGTAGTTCTGCTGGTTGGGACGGTGCTttatcatctggcaaacatggatATGACCTGAAGAATCCGCACAGCACTTGCAAACTTTTTTCACTTGATGCAGCTATTAAGGCCATGCCACTTGAGCTGTTCTTGCAAGTTGTAGGGTCTACTCAAAAATTTGAAGATATGATTGAGAAATGTAGGAGCGGTTTGTGTCTTTCTAATCTTTCTGAACAGGAATACAAACATCTGATGGATACCCGAGCAACTGGAAG TTGA
- the LOC127794928 gene encoding uncharacterized protein LOC127794928 isoform X2, which translates to MDSVVYAALEEVCSQGGNGLALEALWPKLSPSLASYGLHPCAAVKSAVWTNLLSNPALLFEAKGVSYDSSDPKLQSLEEAERLGLKILAAEHLRNSFVGIYDIKASDAGISQPQRRVLERLAIARTNGITQSELAKEFGMKGNNIFYVLRNLESRGLIVKQSTIVRTKEASKEGETKSSSIVNTNMLHLYRYAKHLGCQQRLEITKRDKPLLDNENVDLDAANCDSVSDEFVKDDVHVKDFLPALKAICDKLELADGKILVVSDIKRDLGYRRTSGHRAWRNILNRLKDARVLEEFCAKVSGKEVSCLRLLKSFSPKNFEPKMVGRGDDDLDTEQLVKLGKRGEITDQLMELPIEHQIYDMVDAEGSKGIMITEVCKRLGINNKRYYTRLLNMFSRFGMHIQAESHNKGVAYRVWTSRNLSPATPNSVFGNQEIVLKGDAASNPSAGELAPAIPESDLWTSKAEVRDIGTSLENAVEPELSCGSAERELCTVSTAGVTNVAALETSSLPLSMPHKQRSYPIYPCLNLTAASAQREQWVLQRLQEEKFIVRAELRRELERLGKDKQTTMDRKTLDRTLNKLQQEGYCKCIRVSVPVVSNCGRNRTTEVVLQPSIDVSPELLCQIHERLRSFDFEVRAEGSSRLKKCESVPVLDGVQRIFKSEKLDVQAEKSEAMRANGFVLAKMVRTKLLHLHLWSHLSSSAGWDGALSSGKHGYDLKNPHSTCKLFSLDAAIKAMPLELFLQVVGSTQKFEDMIEKCRSGLCLSNLSEQEYKHLMDTRATGRLSCIIDILRRLKLIRLVRDGHSEDIINVSHATLAYALELRPYVEEPISIIGPSSGVIPFDLRPQIRHDFILTSRNAVDEYWNTLEYSYAAADSRAALHAFPGSAVHEVFLSRSWASVRVMTAEQRAELLKRVFSDDPNKKFSFKDCEKIAKDLNLTLEQVLRVYYDKRQQRLSKFQGSLNVDGEEFQSVNKRHVSSLRKRKQSSEGRSSKHAKVGTIDEHSSGTRIHGLSSIDSQFTEEQSSFVTCSGEQDSYLDTCQDEVPMEPIQEPEPNGESEHHSFFHECALSRMKPTCKRKFSWTEKAERQLVIEYVRHRAALGANFHRTDWSSLPRLPAPPDACKRRMALLNSDLKFRKAVMRLCNVLGERYAKHLDKLGNRSSNSTGCRVRDSFLRKDCHRTPDDVERNEELGFEGNWDNFDDKNVKIALDEVLQYKRMFKLDSSRRDGSVVERQSDLRIGAKGHAPLETELTSLTPNEEIHNHGGGNDGHPKRLSCHHLPPKYIKLLKGGISVGRGAHESLAISNAAELFKLVFLSTSTAPEVLNMLTKTLRRYSEHDLFAAFNYLREKRIMVGGSGGNPFALSQQFLHNISSSPFPINTGKRAAKFASWLQEKEKDLIEEGIDLTADLQCGDIFYLCALIFSGELIISAYLPDEGVGEVEDSRSLKRKSDYRQACSPDVVKKMKLSVAGEGEIISRREKGFPGIRLCVTRATLSTLDAIDLFKDGDIHNGTPTFSKNDKVNTSSSINVDSAAFSYSHIKQAHNEGSSILTTVTNKSEWETMASYAENLISLPSHEQQASPFCPELFRDVYLAIQKAGDQGLSMEEVSQVMNPQGEHMPELIVDVLEAFGRALKVNAYNSVHVVDSLYRSKYFLTSITPHNHDLEVKSCTNFKSNDRHLNHGSDTHEDVGATTPNDLSMNAEEVHKITILNRPEEVPEPSCEFQGNKRVEREQANLISLGCDHKSETFEFHSSDLDMCTPVLPWVNGDGTINNIVYKGLVRRILGILMQNPGMLEEWASMLFRVDRMTSSTG; encoded by the exons ATGGACTCCGTCGTCTACGCGGCGCTCGAAGAGGTCTGTTCGCAGGGCGGCAACGGGCTGGCCCTGGAAGCGCTCTGGCCTAAACTCAGCCCCTCCCTCGCCTCCTACGGTCTCCACCCTTGTGCCGCCGTGAAGAGCGCCGTCTGGACCAACCTCCTCAGCAATCCGGCGCTTCTGTTTGAAGCCAAGGGCGTTTCTTACGACTCTAGCGACCCCAAACTCCAGTCGCTGGAGGAGGCGGAGAGGCTCGGCTTGAAGATCCTCGCCGCCGAGCACCTCCGCAACAGCTTCGTCGGCATTTACGACATCAAGGCCTCCGACGCGGGGATTTCCCAGCCCCAGCGCCGCGTCCTCGAGCGGCTCGCCATTGCCAG AACGAATGGTATTACCCAAAGTGAACTTGCCAAGGAATTTGGCATGAAAGGCAACAACATTTTCTATGTACTGAGGAATCTTGAGTCCCGAGGGCTTATTGTCAAGCAATCAACAATTGTGAGGACCAAAGAAGCTAGCAAGGAAGGGGAGACAAAAAGTAGCTCAATTGTGAATACAAACATGCTTCACCTATATCGTTATGCCAAGCATTTGGGGTGTCAACAAAGACTTGAAATCACTAAAAGGGACAAACCATTGTTGGACAATGAGAATGTGGATTTAGATGCTGCAAATTGTGATAGTGTTTCTGATGAATTTGTTAAAGACGATGTGCATGTCAAAGATTTTCTGCCAGCATTGAAAGCCATTTGTGATAAACTTGAACTAGCTGATGGAAAG ATTCTTGTTGTGTCAGACATTAAGCGAGACCTTGGTTACAGGCGAACTAGTGGGCATCGGGCTTGGAGAAAT ATTTTGAACCGGCTAAAAGATGCTCGTGTGCTTGAGGAGTTTTGTGCAAAAGTGAGCGGGAAG GAGGTCAGCTGTTTGCGTTTGCTGAAAAGCTTTTCTCCAAAGAATTTTGAGCCTAAAATGGTTGGACGGGGAGATGATGATCTTGACACAGAACAACTGGTGAAATTGGGAAAGAGAGGTGAAATCACTGATCAGCTTATGGAGCTTCCCATTGAACATCAAATCTATGATATGGTGGATGCTGAAGGATCAAAAGGCATAATGATCACTGAG GTCTGCAAGAGGCTTGGGATTAACAACAAACGATATTATACCCGCCTTCTTAATATGTTCTCCAGGTTCGGGATGCATATTCAGGCAGAAAGCCATAACAAAGGCGTGGCTTATCGAGTTTGGACATCTAGAAATTTAAGTCCTGCCACACCCAATAGTGTTTTTGGTAATCAAGAAATTGTCTTGAAAGGAGATGCTGCTTCTAATCCATCTGCAGGGGAGTTGGCTCCAGCCATTCCGGAGTCAGATCTTTGGACTTCTAAAGCTGAAGTTAGAGACATTGGTACATCTCTAGAGAATGCAGTTGAACCAGAACTTTCTTGTGGTTCTGCTGAACGTG AACTTTGTACTGTGAGTACTGCAGGTGTAACAAATGTTGCTGCGCTTGAAACGTCATCCCTTCCCTTGTCAATGCCCCATAAACAACGATCATATCCAATTTATCCCTGCCTCAATTTGACTGCAGCTAGCGCCCAAAGGGAGCAGTGGGTCCTTCAAAGATTACAG GAGGAAAAGTTTATTGTAAGAGCTGAGTTACGTAGGGAGCTTGAGAGACTGGGGAAGGACAAGCAGACAACAATGGACAGAAAGACACTAGACCGTACTCTGAATAAACTTCAGCAGGAAGGATATTGTAAATGCATTCGGGTTAGTGTCCCTGTTGTTTCGAACTGTGGCCGCAATCGTACAACAGAGGTGGTTCTGCAACCATCTATTGACGTATCCCCTGAATTATTATGCCAAATTCATGAGAGACTAAGGTCTTTTGACTTTGAAGTCCGTGCTGAAGGTTCATCTCGATTGAAGAAATGTGAATCAGTTCCTGTCCTGGATGGTGTTCAGAGAATCTTTAAAAGTGAAAAATTAGATGTCCAAGCTGAAAAGTCAGAGGCCATGCGTGCTAATGGATTTGTATTGGCAAAGATGGTTCGTACAAAGCTACTCCATCTCCATCTGTGGAGCCATCTCAGTAGTTCTGCTGGTTGGGACGGTGCTttatcatctggcaaacatggatATGACCTGAAGAATCCGCACAGCACTTGCAAACTTTTTTCACTTGATGCAGCTATTAAGGCCATGCCACTTGAGCTGTTCTTGCAAGTTGTAGGGTCTACTCAAAAATTTGAAGATATGATTGAGAAATGTAGGAGCGGTTTGTGTCTTTCTAATCTTTCTGAACAGGAATACAAACATCTGATGGATACCCGAGCAACTGGAAGGTTGTCATGCATTATTGACATTTTACGCCGTCTAAAG TTGATTCGGCTTGTAAGAGATGGACATTCAGAAGATATAATCAATGTTTCACATGCTACTCTCGCATATGCACTGGAACTTAGACCTTATGTTGAGGAACCTATCTCAATAATTGGGCCATCTTCTGGTGTCATCCCTTTTGATCTTCGCCCTCAAATTAGACATGATTTTATTCTTACAAGCAGGAATGCTGTTGATGAATACTGGAATACCTTAGAGTATAGTTATGCTGCTGCCGATTCGAGAGCTGCTTTACATGCATTCCCTGGTTCTGCAGTTCATGAG GTATTTCTTTCCCGATCATGGGCCTCAGTCCGGGTTATGACAGCAGAACAGCGTGCTGAGCTTCTCAAGCGTGTTTTCAGTGATGacccaaataagaaattttcttttaaagattGTGAGAAGATTGCAAAGGATCTTAATTTGACATTAGAGCAG GTGCTTCGTGTCTATTATGATAAGCGACAACAGCGACTTTCAAAGTTTCAGGGATCCCTAAATGTTGATGGGGAGGAGTTTCAGTCAGTAAACAAGAGACATGTTTCATCTTTGCGGAAAAGAAAACAATCTTCTGAGGGAAGATCATCAAAGCATGCAAAAGTTGGTACTATAGATGAGCACTCTAGTGGTACGAGGATCCATGGGTTATCTAGTATTGATAGTCAGTTTACAGAAGAACAAAGTTCCTTTGTAACTTGTTCAGGGGAGCAGGACAGTTATTTAGATACATGTCAAGATGAAGTTCCCATGGAGCCAATACAGGAGCCAGAGCCAAATGGAGAATCAGAGCATCACTCTTTTTTTCATGAGTGTGCCCTTTCAAGAATGAAGCCAACATGTAAAAGAAAGTTTTCATGGACAGAAAAGGCAGAAAG GCAACTGGTAATAGAATATGTAAGACACCGTGCTGCTCTTGGTGCAAACTTTCACCGTACAGATTGGTCTTCACTTCCACGTCTTCCAGCACCTCCTGATGCCTGCAAAAGAAGAATGGCATTGCTGAACAGTGATTTGAAGTTTAGAAAAGCTGTAATGAGACTCTGTAACGTGCTTGGAGAGCGATATGCGAAACACTTGGATAAACTGGGAAACAGATCATCAAATAGTACTGGCTGCAGAGTTCGGGATTCATTTCTTAGGAAAGATTGCCACAGGACACCTGATGATGTTGAACGTAATGAGGAGTTGGGCTTTGAGGGAAATTGGGATAATTTTGATGACAAAAATGTAAAGATTGCCCTTGATGAAGTTCTCCAATACAAAAGGATGTTTAAGTTAGATTCCTCTAGAAGAGATGGTTCTGTTGTAGAGCGACAGTCAGATCTGAGAATAGGTGCTAAAGGACAT GCTCCCTTGGAAACTGAACTAACTTCTCTCACACCTAATGAGGAAATTCACAACCATGGTGGTGGGAATGATGGTCATCCTAAGAGATTGAGTTGTCATCACCTTCCTCCAAAGTATATTAAGCTTTTGAAAGGAGGAATCAGTGTTGGTAGAGGGGCACACGAATCTTTAGCTATTTCCAATGCTGCAGAGCTATTTAAGCTTGTCTTCCTGAGCACCTCAACAGCTCCAGAGGTGCTGAATATGCTTACAAAAACATTAAGGCGTTATTCTGAGCATgatctttttgctgcctttaaCTACCTTAGAGAGAAGAGAATTATG GTTGGGGGCAGTGGAGGCAATCCGTTTGCACTTTCTCAACAGTTCCTGCATAATATTTCATCATCTCCATTTCCAATTAACACAGGAAAAAGGGCTGCCAAGTTTGCTAGTTGGctccaagaaaaagaaaaagatctcATTGAAGAGGGGATTGATCTCACTGCAGATTTGCAATGTGGAGACATTTTCTATTTGTGTGCTCTAATTTTTTCTGGAGAGTTGATAATTTCAGCATACTTGCCAGATGAGGGTGTGGGAGAGGTTGAGGACTCTAGATCATTGAAACGCAAATCTGATTATCGCCAGGCGTGCAGTCCTGATGTGGTAAAAAAGATGAAACTTTCTGTGGCAGGAGAAGGTGAAATTATTTCTCGCCGAGAAAAAGGCTTTCCTGGTATTAGGTTATGTGTAACTCGTGCCACACTTTCAACGCTTGATGCTATAGATTTGTTCAAAGATGGAGATATCCATAATGGCACACCTACTTTTAGCAAAAATGATAAAGTCAACACATCTTCAAGTATAAATGTTGACAGTGCTGCATTTTCATATAGCCATATCAAGCAAGCCCATAATGAGGGGAGCAGCATTCTGACAACTGTTACCAATAAGTCAGAGTGGGAAACTATGGCAAGCTATGCTGAAAATTTGATATCTTTGCCTAGTCACGAACAACAGGCCAGTCCTTTTTGTCCTGAGCTTTTTAGAGATGTTTACTTGGCCATTCAGAAAGCTGGAGACCAAGGTTTGAGCATGGAGGAAGTCTCCCAGGTCATGAACCCACAAG GGGAACATATGCCAGAACTTATTGTTGATGTACTTGAAGCTTTTGGGAGGGCTTTAAAG GTCAATGCTTATAACTCTGTCCATGTTGTTGATTCCTTATACCGTTCAAAGTATTTCTTGACCTCAATCACCCCTCATAATCATGATCTGGAGGTGAAATCATGTACAAATTTCAAAAGTAATGATAGGCACTTGAATCATGGGTCGGACACTCATGAAGATGTTGGTGCTACAACCCCAAATGACTTGAGCATGAATGCTGAGGAAGTGCACAAGATCACCATTCTAAATCGTCCTGAAGAGGTTCCTGAACCCTCTTGTGAATTCCAAGGAAACAAAAGAGTTGAACGCGAGCAGGCAAATCTTATATCACTGGGATGTGATCACAAGAGTGAAACTTTTGAATTCCATTCTAGTGATTTAGACATGTGTACACCAGTATTGCCGTGGGTAAATGGGGATGGTACAATCAACAACATTGTTTACAAGGGACTCGTCCGCCGCATTCTTGGTATTTTGATGCAAAATCCTGGAATGTTAGAG gAGTGGGCTTCCATGTTGTTCAGGGTGGACAg GATGACATCATCAACAGGATGA
- the LOC127794928 gene encoding uncharacterized protein LOC127794928 isoform X4 produces MDSVVYAALEEVCSQGGNGLALEALWPKLSPSLASYGLHPCAAVKSAVWTNLLSNPALLFEAKGVSYDSSDPKLQSLEEAERLGLKILAAEHLRNSFVGIYDIKASDAGISQPQRRVLERLAIARTNGITQSELAKEFGMKGNNIFYVLRNLESRGLIVKQSTIVRTKEASKEGETKSSSIVNTNMLHLYRYAKHLGCQQRLEITKRDKPLLDNENVDLDAANCDSVSDEFVKDDVHVKDFLPALKAICDKLELADGKILVVSDIKRDLGYRRTSGHRAWRNILNRLKDARVLEEFCAKVSGKEVSCLRLLKSFSPKNFEPKMVGRGDDDLDTEQLVKLGKRGEITDQLMELPIEHQIYDMVDAEGSKGIMITEVCKRLGINNKRYYTRLLNMFSRFGMHIQAESHNKGVAYRVWTSRNLSPATPNSVFGNQEIVLKGDAASNPSAGELAPAIPESDLWTSKAEVRDIGTSLENAVEPELSCGSAERELCTVSTAGVTNVAALETSSLPLSMPHKQRSYPIYPCLNLTAASAQREQWVLQRLQEEKFIVRAELRRELERLGKDKQTTMDRKTLDRTLNKLQQEGYCKCIRVSVPVVSNCGRNRTTEVVLQPSIDVSPELLCQIHERLRSFDFEVRAEGSSRLKKCESVPVLDGVQRIFKSEKLDVQAEKSEAMRANGFVLAKMVRTKLLHLHLWSHLSSSAGWDGALSSGKHGYDLKNPHSTCKLFSLDAAIKAMPLELFLQVVGSTQKFEDMIEKCRSGLCLSNLSEQEYKHLMDTRATGRLSCIIDILRRLKLIRLVRDGHSEDIINVSHATLAYALELRPYVEEPISIIGPSSGVIPFDLRPQIRHDFILTSRNAVDEYWNTLEYSYAAADSRAALHAFPGSAVHEV; encoded by the exons ATGGACTCCGTCGTCTACGCGGCGCTCGAAGAGGTCTGTTCGCAGGGCGGCAACGGGCTGGCCCTGGAAGCGCTCTGGCCTAAACTCAGCCCCTCCCTCGCCTCCTACGGTCTCCACCCTTGTGCCGCCGTGAAGAGCGCCGTCTGGACCAACCTCCTCAGCAATCCGGCGCTTCTGTTTGAAGCCAAGGGCGTTTCTTACGACTCTAGCGACCCCAAACTCCAGTCGCTGGAGGAGGCGGAGAGGCTCGGCTTGAAGATCCTCGCCGCCGAGCACCTCCGCAACAGCTTCGTCGGCATTTACGACATCAAGGCCTCCGACGCGGGGATTTCCCAGCCCCAGCGCCGCGTCCTCGAGCGGCTCGCCATTGCCAG AACGAATGGTATTACCCAAAGTGAACTTGCCAAGGAATTTGGCATGAAAGGCAACAACATTTTCTATGTACTGAGGAATCTTGAGTCCCGAGGGCTTATTGTCAAGCAATCAACAATTGTGAGGACCAAAGAAGCTAGCAAGGAAGGGGAGACAAAAAGTAGCTCAATTGTGAATACAAACATGCTTCACCTATATCGTTATGCCAAGCATTTGGGGTGTCAACAAAGACTTGAAATCACTAAAAGGGACAAACCATTGTTGGACAATGAGAATGTGGATTTAGATGCTGCAAATTGTGATAGTGTTTCTGATGAATTTGTTAAAGACGATGTGCATGTCAAAGATTTTCTGCCAGCATTGAAAGCCATTTGTGATAAACTTGAACTAGCTGATGGAAAG ATTCTTGTTGTGTCAGACATTAAGCGAGACCTTGGTTACAGGCGAACTAGTGGGCATCGGGCTTGGAGAAAT ATTTTGAACCGGCTAAAAGATGCTCGTGTGCTTGAGGAGTTTTGTGCAAAAGTGAGCGGGAAG GAGGTCAGCTGTTTGCGTTTGCTGAAAAGCTTTTCTCCAAAGAATTTTGAGCCTAAAATGGTTGGACGGGGAGATGATGATCTTGACACAGAACAACTGGTGAAATTGGGAAAGAGAGGTGAAATCACTGATCAGCTTATGGAGCTTCCCATTGAACATCAAATCTATGATATGGTGGATGCTGAAGGATCAAAAGGCATAATGATCACTGAG GTCTGCAAGAGGCTTGGGATTAACAACAAACGATATTATACCCGCCTTCTTAATATGTTCTCCAGGTTCGGGATGCATATTCAGGCAGAAAGCCATAACAAAGGCGTGGCTTATCGAGTTTGGACATCTAGAAATTTAAGTCCTGCCACACCCAATAGTGTTTTTGGTAATCAAGAAATTGTCTTGAAAGGAGATGCTGCTTCTAATCCATCTGCAGGGGAGTTGGCTCCAGCCATTCCGGAGTCAGATCTTTGGACTTCTAAAGCTGAAGTTAGAGACATTGGTACATCTCTAGAGAATGCAGTTGAACCAGAACTTTCTTGTGGTTCTGCTGAACGTG AACTTTGTACTGTGAGTACTGCAGGTGTAACAAATGTTGCTGCGCTTGAAACGTCATCCCTTCCCTTGTCAATGCCCCATAAACAACGATCATATCCAATTTATCCCTGCCTCAATTTGACTGCAGCTAGCGCCCAAAGGGAGCAGTGGGTCCTTCAAAGATTACAG GAGGAAAAGTTTATTGTAAGAGCTGAGTTACGTAGGGAGCTTGAGAGACTGGGGAAGGACAAGCAGACAACAATGGACAGAAAGACACTAGACCGTACTCTGAATAAACTTCAGCAGGAAGGATATTGTAAATGCATTCGGGTTAGTGTCCCTGTTGTTTCGAACTGTGGCCGCAATCGTACAACAGAGGTGGTTCTGCAACCATCTATTGACGTATCCCCTGAATTATTATGCCAAATTCATGAGAGACTAAGGTCTTTTGACTTTGAAGTCCGTGCTGAAGGTTCATCTCGATTGAAGAAATGTGAATCAGTTCCTGTCCTGGATGGTGTTCAGAGAATCTTTAAAAGTGAAAAATTAGATGTCCAAGCTGAAAAGTCAGAGGCCATGCGTGCTAATGGATTTGTATTGGCAAAGATGGTTCGTACAAAGCTACTCCATCTCCATCTGTGGAGCCATCTCAGTAGTTCTGCTGGTTGGGACGGTGCTttatcatctggcaaacatggatATGACCTGAAGAATCCGCACAGCACTTGCAAACTTTTTTCACTTGATGCAGCTATTAAGGCCATGCCACTTGAGCTGTTCTTGCAAGTTGTAGGGTCTACTCAAAAATTTGAAGATATGATTGAGAAATGTAGGAGCGGTTTGTGTCTTTCTAATCTTTCTGAACAGGAATACAAACATCTGATGGATACCCGAGCAACTGGAAGGTTGTCATGCATTATTGACATTTTACGCCGTCTAAAG TTGATTCGGCTTGTAAGAGATGGACATTCAGAAGATATAATCAATGTTTCACATGCTACTCTCGCATATGCACTGGAACTTAGACCTTATGTTGAGGAACCTATCTCAATAATTGGGCCATCTTCTGGTGTCATCCCTTTTGATCTTCGCCCTCAAATTAGACATGATTTTATTCTTACAAGCAGGAATGCTGTTGATGAATACTGGAATACCTTAGAGTATAGTTATGCTGCTGCCGATTCGAGAGCTGCTTTACATGCATTCCCTGGTTCTGCAGTTCATGAGGTGTAG